The genomic region GAGCGAAACGCCGCCTCGTCCAGCGAGCCGTTCTTGAACGGGGTGACCAAGGCGGTGAACGACCCTCGGAATTTCGTCTTGGCTGCCATGGACTTCCTCCGTACGCGGCTTTCTTGAGCAAGCCCCCTTCATATCGGGTCTATCCGGCCGGTAAAAGGCCCGGTTCGGTGCCAGGCTGGGTTTAGGTCGCGATTTTGCCGCGGTGCTGGTGCAAATCGGCCCGAGGTAAGCGGCTGTTGGTATTTTCTCCGCATATTCAAGCAAATTCAGCTAGGTCTTGAGCCACTTCACTGATTCGGGGCGACCAAACGCCGTGACCTCCTTTGCTCCTGCCGCGTGGCGATCCCTGGGTATGGCCGTGTGCCTGATGGCAGGGCTGTCGATGGGCTGCGCCGCCCTCGCCAAGTCCAACGAGACGGCCGCGGAGACCAAGGATCCCGCCAAGCCGGCCACCAAGGACGCGGCGAAGGGCCCGACCAAGGGATCGACCAAGGAAACAGTGAAGGACACCGCCAAGGGAACGGTCAAGGGAACCGGCAAGGACGCCGCGAAGGCTGCGAGCAAGGGTGCGCCCGGCACCCCCGCCAAGGACGCCGCGAAGAAGCCAGACGCCGGCAAGAATGCCAGCAAGGAACCGGCGAAGGACAAGCCCAAAGACAAACCCAAGCCTGCGGCCGCAGCCCCTGCAGCCGCGCCAAAATTAGCGCCGACTGCGAGCGGCGCGCCGCCCAAGGCAGCCCCCGGCCCGGCTGTGACGGCCACTATCAAACCGACTGCGCCGGCGCCCGCCAGACCGGCCGCAGCTCCCATGCTGGCACCTGCAACCCGCCAGCATGCAACGCCGCGCAAGCCGGTCATCCCGGCCGCCGTCGCGTCGACGTCGTCGACATCGCAGGCCGACAAGGACACGCTGGAGAACGTCATCGAGCTCGTGCGCAAGCGCAAGGCCGGCGATGCCACCAATGCCGCGGCCGGCATCTCCGATCCGGTCGCGCGAAAGCTCGCCGAATGGATCATCCTGCGCAGCGACGACAATGGCGCGACCGTCGAACGCTATCGCGCCTTCCTCTCCGCCAATCCGAGCTGGCCGTCGCAGACCTTCCTGCGCCGGCGCTTAGAGGCCGCGATGTGGGACGACAGGCGCGACGATTCGGTCGCGTGGTCGTGGTTCGAGAACGAGTCGCCGATCTCCGCCAAGGGCCGCTTCACGCTCGCCAAGGCGATGCTGGCGCGCGGCGACCGCGCCAATGCCGAGCGGCTGGTGCGCGAGGCCTGGCGCGGCGATCCGGTGTCGGAGGATACCGAGAACAACGCGCTGGACCAGTTCGGCGCCCTGCTCACGCCGGGCGACCAGAAAGCGCGGATGGACAACCTGCTCTACGGAAGCGAGAACGAGGCGGCGCTGCGCGCCGCCAAGCGCCTCGGCGCCGGCTATGTCGCGCTCGCCAAGGCCCGCATCGCCGCGGTCAAGAAGGCGCCGAACGCGCGGGCGCTGCTCGATGCGGTGCCGCGCGAGCTGCACAGCGATCCCGGCTTCATCTTCAGCAAGATCCAGCTCCTGCGTCGCGAGGAGAAGTTCACTGAAGCCGCCCAGCTGATGCTGTCCGCGCCGAAGGATCCGGGTCGCCTCCACAATCTCGACGAATGGTGGATCGAGCGGCGCCTCTTGGCGCGCAAGATGATCGACACCGAGGAATTCCGCAGCGCCTATCTGATCGCGCGCGACGCCGCCCTGCCCTCGCGCGACATCTACAAGACCGAGCAGGAGTTCACCGCCGGCTGGATCGCGCTGCGCTTCCTCAACGACCCTACGACCGCCGCCCAGCACTTCGCCCGGATCGGCGTCGGCAGCGTCAACCCCACTACGCTGGCGCGTGCCGGCTATTGGCAGGGCCGCGCTGCCGAGGCGCTGGGCCGCCAGCAGGAGGCGCGCAACGCCTATGCGCGGGCGGCCGAGCAGTCGACCAGCTATTACGGCCAGCTCGCGCGCGCAAAGCTCGGCCTGCCGCAGATCGAGCTCAACAACCAGCCGCGCGGGCGCGGCGCCGAGCGGCTCGAGATCGTGCGCGCAGCGCAACTGCTCTACGAGCTCGACGAGCGCGAGCTCGCGGTGCCAATGCTCGCCGACATGGGCGAGAACGGCGATCCCGAGGCGCTTGCCGGCCTCGGCGAGCTGACGCAGCGCTATGGCGATGCGCGCGGCATGTTGCTGGTCGGCAAGGCCGCACTCAACCGCGGCCTGCCGTTCGACTTCTACGCCTACCCCGTCAACGGCATTCCTCAATTCACGCCGATCGGGCCCGAAGTCGAGCGCAGCATCGTCTATGCGATCGCGCGGCAGGAGAGCGCCTTCAACCCGTCGGTGGTCTCGCCGGCGCAGGCCTACGGGCTGATGCAGGTGACGCCGGATGCCGCCCGCTACGTCTGCAAGCGTCACGGCGCAACCTACGACCTCGGACGGCTGAAGAACGATTCGGTCTACAACGCCACGCTAGGCTCGGCGGAGCTGGGCGGACTGCTCGAGGATTATCGCGGCTCCTACATCATGACCTTCGCCGCCTACAATGCCGGCCGCGGCAGCGTGAAGAAGTGGGTCGAACGTTACGGCGATCCGCGCGACCCCAAGGTCGACGCCGTCGACTGGGTCGAGCTGATTCCGTTCTCCGAGACGCGCAACTACGTGCAGCGAATCATGGAGAACCTTCAGGTCTACCGCGCCCGCTTCGGCGGTGGCACCCGCCTGCAGATCGAAGCCGATCTGCGCCGCGGCGCCGGAAGCGTGGAATAGCACGGGTCGATCAGGCAGACCCTGCCCCTCGAGCATGATCCGGAAAAGTGTGTAGCGGTTTTCCGAATAGATCATACTCGAACAAGACCCTAAAGCGCGATGACGGTTCATCCTAGTCGCATCGCGCTTTAGGGCATGATCCGGAAACGTGCGCAGCGGCTTTCCGAAAAGACATGCTCGCGCAATAATCCGGAGCGCGATGACGGCTCATCGTCATCGCTCAACCTTCAGGCCGGGGCAGAGCTCGCACGCAAGCGCGAAGCACCCTCGATCGCAGGATTCCTCACCACATCCTGTCGCGGGCGGACCGGCCGTGAGGTGGGCGGACCGGGCGGACCGAATTTGGCTGGGACCAATATGGGTTCGCGAGGCACATCGCCGGCAATCCCATCGCAGAAGCCTTGCAGTCCTCCCAGGACCGGTAGCCGCAGTAGATCTGGTTGCTGCCGCCCCACTCCCATTGCTGAAGGCACACTGGATAATTGGGGTCCAAGGGTTCGGCAGCTGCCGGCGCGAACACCGCCGTAACACCGGCAACCATCGATGTCGCGGCGAGCACGCTCAGCATCCGCCTCAAGCTCGTCGAAATGTTCATGGTCAGAAGCTCCCTTGCCGCGGTCTCGAACGATCCGCCTTTTAGGTGCCCACTCCTTGACCCGCAAATAAAAACCCCGGCAGTTTCCTGCCGGGGTTCTCTGATCAATCGGAAGATTGATCTTAGAAGGTGCGCTGAGCGCGGAGCATCAGGATCAGCGAGTCCTGGTCCTTCAGCTCGTACACAGCTGCCGGCTTCGCGGCAGTTGCGACCGCAGTGTTCGCACCGCTGATCGTACCGGAGTACTTCTGATCCAGACGCGAATAGCTCAGGTCGGCCGTGAACGCCAGGTTCTTGACCGGGGTCCAGACGGTGTTGATGCCGATAACGCCGAAGTTGAAGTCCGGGTTACAGGTCGCACCAACCGACGGGCCGAGAGCAGCGAAGTTCGCGCAGATCAGCGCCTTCGCATTGGTGCTGTAGCTCAGAGCACCATAACCGCCGTAGATCGCGCTGACCCAGTTCGGGCTCCAGTTGTGGGTGTAGCCACCGCGGACGCCCCAGGTCTTCGTGGTCTCGATGCCACCGCCGGCAGAGCTGAACACGCCGTCAGAGATGCCAGCAAAACCGACGCTCTGGTAGGCACCAGCCACGCCCGTGCCGCTGTACATGAAGAACGACTGCGGGAACAGGATCTGGAAGTTCTCTCTCGACATGCCATCGGTGTAGACGGCCTGCAAGTTGATCGAGTCGCCCGCACCGGTCGGGATGTTCTTGATCGACAACGAGCCCTGCACCGCCCAGCCCCACTTGTCCGACGGGTGACCCGTGGGTTCCGTCGTGCCGTAGTAGGCGGCATGCAGCTCATGCGCAGCAACCGAGAACTGGGCAAGACCCCAAGCCTGGTCTACGCGAACTGCGCCGACGATGTCGGGAGAGCGCGTTCCACCCCAGCCGTTGTTGCCGTAGACGCCCTGAACGAACGTCGCAGCATTGGCAGCGTTGATGTTCCACAGGTTACCCTGGCCGTTGGACTGAGTGGTCGGCTCTTCGATCGCGATCGAAGCGGTGATGCCCTGGCCGAAGTCAGCCGTATAGGCGACCTGGTTGATACCGGTCACGTGGTTGGAACCGCCCGGAATGGTATCGGGACCGCCAGCCGGATAGCTCTGCCACGGCGCGTCGAAGATCGAGACGGTGCGGCCGAAGGTGAAGCCAGCGAACTGGATGAACGCATGGTAGAGGCCGAGCGACGGTTGCCCGGTCGAGAAGGTACCCGGATTGCTGCCCGTGACGTTCAACGTATCATAGCTGAAGATCGTGTCAGCATAGGTACGAACAACGCCGTACTCGGTCGCCGTGCGGGTATCGATATTGAAGTCCAGACGAGCGCGGCTGTAGTAGTAGTTCGTCAGACGGTTGTTCGAGCCACCGTTCACGGTGCTCTGGCTATACCTGAAACCGTAGTCGCCAGCGCCACCGAGAATCATGTCAGCGCGGACGTAACCACCCAGCTTGATGCAGGTGTCGGTGCCCGGGATGTAGTAGAATCCCGCACCGTACAGGGAGCAGATCTTCACGTACTCGACCGCCTTGGCCTTCACGGGGAGATCGGCTGCCTGAGCTCCGCCCACGGCGATCAGACCCGCCGCTGAGCCGAGCAAAAGGCTCTTAACCAACTTCATGTTAAACCTCCAAGTTGCTCTTCAGGGAAGGTCACTGACCGGACGGCCAATTCCCCAACCCCCTCTAAATCACCGCTTTCGGCCCCTTCGCGCCTTCGGACACACCCGCATGAACGCGAGGGACTTAAGCGAATGACCTAAACGGGACGACCTCGGGATGCCCCCCTCCGTCGCTCAGTCACAATTACCGAACGTCCTTGCACACACAACAAGAGAACGCTCCGAAACGGGCCGGTACAGCGTGTTTTCCAACGGGTGTTGCACAAATAACACGCAGATGTGATCAGACCGCTCTCGCAACGCATTGTTTAGACTGACGTTTTCGGAGCGGTTCCAAACGCCATCAAAGTTCCCCACATGAGGCGCCGCGCGCGAGACCGCGGCTTGGACCGGCTTTGACGCGCTCGAATCGTGGAACCAGAAGCAGACTCAAGTCGGCAGACATCAACCGCCTCCCCCCTGCGCAATCTGACGCAAACAGGCCCCTGCAATGCCTCGGGCACTCTCTATATGAAGGCCTCGGCCGCGCGATGGATCGGGCCGGACAGCGCGGCGAGCCAGGATGCAGAAGTGCTAGTCCCTCTCTGCACCTTTGAATTTCCTCGCAAATTCAGCGCCACGCCCTCGTCCGAGAGCAAACCCGCGTTGTTTCGCAAATCACTGGGAATATTCGAACGAAAACACGCGCTTCCAAATTGACCAGCCCGAGCAAATAGATGCATAAGGCTCGCACCGGAGAGGTGGCCGAGTGGCTGAAGGCAACGCTTTGCTAAAGCGTCATACGGTCTCAAGCTGTATCGAGGGTTCGAATCCCTCCCTCTCCGCCACCCGCCAGCAGAATCCCGGCAGCAGAATCAAGATCTCTGCATTCTTTCAGCGGAAAGCGATCGGTGGCGCCGACACGAGAGTTCCGGGGAAGGATGAGCCCGGCGAGCCCGCGCGATTCACGCGCTCCTTATATGTATGTAGCCCATCTAGATGCCGGATCGCCAAACCCGCCAATGCGAGGGCAATATCAGCACGGCCTCGCCGGCCCAAACGTTGAACCAGATGCCGCCCTTGCGCCGGCATGGAAAGGACCAGGGCACAATTCCCGTCTTGTGCAGACGCCCGAGCTCCAGATCGCACTCGTCGGGAGCGATCTGAATCGGCAGCCATCGTCCATTCGTAGCCTGGTTGCTCATGCCGTCAGATCTTAGGCGGCGGCATGAAAGAGAAACTTGCTTCAGCGCAATCGAGCCCACCCGTGCGAATACGGGTCAGAGGCGATTCTCACCTCAATGCGCACAGACCCAGGCCCTCGCCTCACGCTGCGCGGCGGAGATCTCGGCGTCCGACATCTGCCCGGCGACTTCCTGGCGCAACGCCACGGCGTCCTTGCGGCCCTTCAGCGCGGCGAGATTGAACCATTTATGCGCGGCGACGAGATCGACGATCCCGGAACGGCCGCTCGCCCAATAGATCCCGCGCTCGAACAGCACGTCCGAGAGCGCGCTCGCGTCGACCGGCGTTGCCGTCTCCAGATCGAAAGTACCCTGAAACATCACGCATCCCCTTTGTTCTTATGCCGCCTCGTCCCCCGAGCGCGGCTCCCGTCCAACTCTGATGTGCATGACCCTTCCCGGGATCGCGCACTGTTCAACTCTTCCCCATCGCCGTTTGCCGGCTTGTTGGAGGCGATGATGGCGGGCAAATTTGAATGGCAGTTTAAGTATCGCGATGAAGCAGACGTAAACGCGACCACGCGGCGCGCGCGGAAGATTCAAGAAGTCCCCGATTTACAGGCACTTCTGTCATTCGTCAGATTCGGTTTACCCTGAGATTTCAGGACATCGATAACCATCGCGCGCGGTGGCGCGGGTCGTGTGGTTAGAATGTGAAGGGCGGATGCCTGTCGTGGCCGCACCCCGTGCTGTCATTCCCCGCCACCGGGTCTCGCCTTCGGCGAGCCCGATGACAGGCTCCGGCAGGGAATCCAGCACGCCGCAGCTTATCGATTCAATCGCTGCCGTCTGGGAGTACTGGGCGAATTCAACCGGTCAAGCCGGGCGATGACACCGCGAACGGAGAAGCGGCGTACGAAACCGTGCATCAGGCCGCAGCCCGGACGTGCGCCAAGGCAGTTCGAGCTAGGGCGCGATGAGCTCGCGCGTTTCAGGTCAGTAATATCGAATGGGGGAAAGGAATGCCGGCAATGCCCCGGCTTCAAGGGAACGAGGGCGTCGGCGAACACGTCAGGACCAGATTCCACTTTGGCCCGAAGGCCTGTCGTGAAATTGCGGAGCCCGTTTGAGGAGAACCGCACCGAACGAAGAAAACTCGTTTCTTCTGCCGGACCGCGAAAGAGAACGGTCCGACCGTTGACCTGATGTCTCGCCGACACCCTCTATCGTCGACCAGAACCTCTAGGAGGCGCTGATGACGTGCCGGCTATCTGGAGCCGGCAACTTCAGAAGCGAAGTTACTTCTTCTTCTTCGCGACCTTGCGGGTCTTCTTCGCAGTCTTCTTCACTGCGCTCTTCGCCTTCTTCGCCTTCTTCGCTTTCTTGGCCATGTTGCCCTCCGATGTGTGAGATGGCTTTAATCGCTGCGTGCACTCGGGGATCGAATGCACTTCATCCCGAATACACCAACACGAAGAAAAAAACAGCTTCTCGCTTAAAGAAGTGTTGACGCAGCAAGGCGCGTGCGCTTGGCGGGCGCGACGCAC from Bradyrhizobium sp. CB1015 harbors:
- a CDS encoding porin — its product is MKLVKSLLLGSAAGLIAVGGAQAADLPVKAKAVEYVKICSLYGAGFYYIPGTDTCIKLGGYVRADMILGGAGDYGFRYSQSTVNGGSNNRLTNYYYSRARLDFNIDTRTATEYGVVRTYADTIFSYDTLNVTGSNPGTFSTGQPSLGLYHAFIQFAGFTFGRTVSIFDAPWQSYPAGGPDTIPGGSNHVTGINQVAYTADFGQGITASIAIEEPTTQSNGQGNLWNINAANAATFVQGVYGNNGWGGTRSPDIVGAVRVDQAWGLAQFSVAAHELHAAYYGTTEPTGHPSDKWGWAVQGSLSIKNIPTGAGDSINLQAVYTDGMSRENFQILFPQSFFMYSGTGVAGAYQSVGFAGISDGVFSSAGGGIETTKTWGVRGGYTHNWSPNWVSAIYGGYGALSYSTNAKALICANFAALGPSVGATCNPDFNFGVIGINTVWTPVKNLAFTADLSYSRLDQKYSGTISGANTAVATAAKPAAVYELKDQDSLILMLRAQRTF
- a CDS encoding DUF3551 domain-containing protein → MNISTSLRRMLSVLAATSMVAGVTAVFAPAAAEPLDPNYPVCLQQWEWGGSNQIYCGYRSWEDCKASAMGLPAMCLANPYWSQPNSVRPVRPPHGRSARDRMW
- a CDS encoding lytic transglycosylase domain-containing protein produces the protein MAGLSMGCAALAKSNETAAETKDPAKPATKDAAKGPTKGSTKETVKDTAKGTVKGTGKDAAKAASKGAPGTPAKDAAKKPDAGKNASKEPAKDKPKDKPKPAAAAPAAAPKLAPTASGAPPKAAPGPAVTATIKPTAPAPARPAAAPMLAPATRQHATPRKPVIPAAVASTSSTSQADKDTLENVIELVRKRKAGDATNAAAGISDPVARKLAEWIILRSDDNGATVERYRAFLSANPSWPSQTFLRRRLEAAMWDDRRDDSVAWSWFENESPISAKGRFTLAKAMLARGDRANAERLVREAWRGDPVSEDTENNALDQFGALLTPGDQKARMDNLLYGSENEAALRAAKRLGAGYVALAKARIAAVKKAPNARALLDAVPRELHSDPGFIFSKIQLLRREEKFTEAAQLMLSAPKDPGRLHNLDEWWIERRLLARKMIDTEEFRSAYLIARDAALPSRDIYKTEQEFTAGWIALRFLNDPTTAAQHFARIGVGSVNPTTLARAGYWQGRAAEALGRQQEARNAYARAAEQSTSYYGQLARAKLGLPQIELNNQPRGRGAERLEIVRAAQLLYELDERELAVPMLADMGENGDPEALAGLGELTQRYGDARGMLLVGKAALNRGLPFDFYAYPVNGIPQFTPIGPEVERSIVYAIARQESAFNPSVVSPAQAYGLMQVTPDAARYVCKRHGATYDLGRLKNDSVYNATLGSAELGGLLEDYRGSYIMTFAAYNAGRGSVKKWVERYGDPRDPKVDAVDWVELIPFSETRNYVQRIMENLQVYRARFGGGTRLQIEADLRRGAGSVE